One region of Roseovarius faecimaris genomic DNA includes:
- a CDS encoding diol dehydratase small subunit codes for MSDKPLTARDYPVAETRPEQVAGSRGKPLSSLTLDAVIGGDVDIEDLRITPQALLQQAQISRSVGRAALAENFERAAEMTRLPQDEVMTIYELLRPGRAESKDSLLDAASRIRRDHDAQQLADFLEEAARFYELRGLFRKRY; via the coding sequence ATGTCCGACAAACCCCTGACAGCCCGCGATTATCCCGTTGCCGAAACCCGCCCGGAACAGGTGGCCGGCAGCCGAGGCAAACCGCTCTCCTCGCTCACGCTGGATGCCGTGATCGGCGGCGATGTCGACATCGAAGACCTGCGGATCACGCCGCAGGCCCTGTTACAGCAGGCACAGATCTCGCGCTCGGTGGGCCGCGCAGCCCTGGCAGAAAACTTCGAACGCGCCGCCGAAATGACGCGCCTGCCCCAGGATGAGGTCATGACGATCTATGAACTTCTGCGCCCCGGGCGGGCCGAGTCCAAAGACAGCCTGCTTGACGCAGCCAGCCGGATCCGGCGGGACCATGACGCGCAGCAACTGGCGGATTTCCTCGAAGAAGCCGCGCGGTTCTACGAACTGCGGGGGCTTTTCCGCAAAAGATACTAG
- a CDS encoding propanediol/glycerol family dehydratase large subunit yields the protein MSQSYDANRWKRFDDWDARALRLDKFAVEDPENGFSAFRGAADPKPGLGIKGGKVTSMDGVAARDFDLIDAFIATYHIDPDIAEEAMAIPSEQLARMLVDMNVPRTELTRLARGLTPAKLAETVAQLNAMELSFAYSKMRARQSPGNQAHVTNAKDDPLQLAADAAIAVALGFDEIETTMRVARNSWSNALACCVGSAVGRAGTLFQCSSEEAEELEIGMAGFTSYAETVSVYGTESAFIDGDDTPWSKAWLAAAYASRGIKMRCTSGAAAELLMGFHEAKSLLYLEARCLCLQRGMGSQGTQNGGIDGAPLASSMPGGVRELLAENLVAVWLDLECASGNDARHSESDMRVAAKVLPYLIGGSDLICSGFGSILKYDNSFNPSSFNGEELEEFLVLQRDFEADGGLTAVEDARALDLRRRAIDALSHVLKDLGLAEATEVMKRSVAVASGSNDTQSFTPRDVALISDKIHSQGITVLDVIRSLHRGGFRDEAENLLFLVKLRVSGDYLQTSAVVRDGRVISAINDPNEYTGPGTGHRLSEERRAELAAIREVLDREEVLRAEATSEMGEAKAIRYQTMGPATPGTDPQEIVVGVSPGFGSKIFRTLAGHPLSAVLRALKAGIERGGGTMRIVRFWHTADTSFLGLSAARLSGSGLGIGIQSKGTAVIHQKDRLPHNNLELFSNAPITTLDHYEAMGFNATSYAQGVLPEPVVVPTRGEALGARFHPRVALTYAIETSMTEDGAAPENLQITFLET from the coding sequence ATGAGCCAGAGTTACGATGCAAACCGGTGGAAGCGTTTCGACGATTGGGATGCGCGGGCGCTGAGATTGGACAAGTTCGCGGTGGAAGACCCGGAAAACGGGTTTTCGGCCTTCCGCGGTGCCGCCGATCCGAAGCCGGGGCTGGGCATCAAAGGCGGCAAGGTCACGTCGATGGACGGCGTCGCCGCCAGGGATTTCGACCTGATCGACGCTTTCATCGCCACCTATCACATCGACCCCGACATCGCCGAAGAGGCGATGGCCATCCCCTCGGAACAGCTCGCCCGGATGCTGGTGGACATGAACGTGCCGCGCACCGAACTTACCCGCCTCGCCCGTGGGCTGACCCCCGCCAAGCTGGCCGAAACGGTGGCCCAGCTCAACGCGATGGAGCTGTCCTTTGCCTATTCCAAGATGCGCGCCCGGCAAAGCCCGGGCAATCAGGCCCATGTGACCAACGCCAAGGACGATCCGCTGCAACTGGCCGCCGATGCCGCCATCGCCGTGGCCCTGGGCTTTGACGAGATCGAAACCACCATGCGCGTCGCCCGCAATTCCTGGTCCAACGCGCTGGCCTGTTGCGTCGGCTCCGCCGTGGGGCGGGCCGGCACGCTCTTTCAATGTTCCTCCGAAGAGGCCGAAGAGCTCGAAATCGGCATGGCCGGCTTCACCTCCTACGCCGAAACGGTCTCGGTCTACGGCACCGAAAGCGCCTTTATCGACGGCGACGACACGCCCTGGTCCAAGGCCTGGCTCGCGGCCGCCTATGCCTCGCGCGGGATCAAGATGCGCTGCACCTCGGGTGCCGCCGCCGAATTGCTGATGGGCTTTCACGAGGCAAAATCGCTGCTCTATCTCGAAGCGCGCTGCCTCTGCCTGCAACGCGGCATGGGCTCGCAAGGCACCCAGAACGGCGGCATTGACGGCGCGCCCCTGGCCAGCTCGATGCCCGGCGGTGTGCGCGAATTGCTGGCGGAAAACCTTGTCGCGGTCTGGCTCGATCTGGAATGCGCCTCGGGCAACGATGCGCGCCATTCCGAATCCGACATGCGCGTCGCCGCCAAGGTCCTGCCCTACCTGATCGGCGGGTCCGACCTGATCTGCTCGGGCTTCGGGTCGATCCTGAAATACGACAATTCCTTCAACCCGTCCTCGTTCAACGGCGAGGAACTGGAGGAATTTCTGGTCCTGCAACGGGATTTCGAAGCCGATGGCGGCCTGACCGCGGTAGAGGACGCCCGCGCGCTGGACCTGCGCCGCCGGGCGATCGACGCGCTTTCGCATGTGCTGAAGGATCTCGGACTGGCCGAGGCAACCGAGGTCATGAAACGCTCTGTCGCCGTGGCCTCCGGCTCGAACGACACCCAAAGCTTCACCCCACGCGACGTGGCCCTGATCAGCGACAAGATCCACAGCCAGGGCATCACCGTGCTGGATGTCATCCGGTCGCTCCATCGCGGCGGGTTCCGGGACGAAGCGGAAAACCTGCTCTTTCTGGTCAAGCTGCGCGTCTCGGGCGATTATCTGCAAACCTCCGCCGTGGTGCGCGATGGCCGCGTGATCAGCGCCATCAACGACCCCAACGAATACACCGGCCCGGGCACCGGTCACCGACTGTCCGAGGAACGCCGGGCCGAGCTTGCCGCTATCCGCGAAGTGCTGGACCGCGAGGAAGTGCTGCGCGCCGAGGCCACCAGCGAAATGGGCGAGGCAAAGGCGATCCGCTATCAGACGATGGGGCCCGCCACGCCGGGCACCGATCCGCAGGAAATCGTGGTCGGCGTCAGCCCCGGCTTTGGCTCGAAAATCTTTCGCACCCTGGCCGGTCATCCGCTCAGTGCCGTCTTGCGCGCCCTCAAGGCCGGGATCGAACGTGGCGGCGGCACCATGCGGATCGTCCGGTTCTGGCACACGGCGGACACGTCCTTTCTGGGTCTCAGCGCCGCGCGGCTCTCCGGCTCGGGCCTGGGCATCGGCATCCAGTCGAAAGGCACCGCCGTCATTCACCAGAAAGACCGGCTGCCGCATAACAATCTCGAACTGTTCTCGAACGCCCCGATCACCACGCTCGACCATTACGAAGCGATGGGCTTCAACGCCACATCCTATGCGCAGGGTGTGTTGCCCGAACCCGTCGTCGTGCCGACGCGCGGCGAGGCTCTGGGCGCCCGCTTTCACCCCCGCGTTGCCCTGACCTATGCGATCGAAACCTCCATGACCGAAGATGGCGCCGCCCCCGAAAACCTGCAAATCACCTTTCTGGAAACATGA
- a CDS encoding DeoR/GlpR family DNA-binding transcription regulator, with protein sequence MSKKTQRHDRILSVLDVNPSIRVNELADELGVSTETVRRDLSELDETGRIKRTYGGAVLTKTFEPALAERLKLHIAAREAIAKLAVERIGDANSLFVGGGATLLHFARALRQIDRKITVLTPSFSIATELSTNPLIEVMTLPGIVEPAEGMVFGGETLKFIAKFRTPVTVVGASGVDSRGVSEALLNAAQVYAAMIDSADETLVLADNSKFGTRSLQQITTLKQNLCLVTERPPDPLIRQAVQTSGAELLYPQSTRQH encoded by the coding sequence ATGTCTAAGAAAACTCAACGCCATGACCGGATATTGAGTGTGCTCGACGTCAATCCGTCGATTCGCGTGAATGAACTGGCAGACGAGTTGGGCGTCTCAACCGAAACCGTGCGGCGGGATCTGTCCGAACTGGACGAGACCGGCCGCATCAAACGCACCTATGGCGGTGCCGTCCTGACGAAAACATTCGAGCCTGCGCTTGCCGAACGCCTCAAGCTGCATATCGCGGCGCGCGAGGCCATCGCGAAACTGGCGGTAGAGCGTATCGGCGACGCCAACAGCCTGTTCGTCGGCGGCGGCGCGACGCTTCTGCATTTCGCCCGCGCCCTGCGCCAGATCGACCGCAAGATCACCGTTCTGACCCCGTCTTTCTCGATCGCGACCGAGCTGTCCACCAATCCGCTGATCGAGGTGATGACACTCCCCGGTATCGTGGAGCCCGCCGAAGGCATGGTCTTTGGCGGCGAAACACTCAAATTCATCGCGAAGTTCCGCACCCCCGTGACCGTGGTCGGGGCCTCGGGCGTGGACAGCCGCGGAGTAAGCGAGGCCCTGCTGAACGCGGCCCAGGTCTATGCGGCGATGATCGACAGCGCCGACGAAACGCTGGTACTGGCGGATAACTCCAAATTCGGCACCCGCTCACTGCAACAGATCACCACGCTCAAGCAAAACCTGTGCCTCGTGACCGAAAGGCCCCCGGACCCGCTGATCCGGCAGGCCGTCCAAACCAGCGGCGCCGAGCTGCTTTACCCGCAATCCACCAGACAACATTAG